From Bradyrhizobium erythrophlei:
ATGTCAGTGTCGATATCCCGCGGCCGCGCCGGCGCGGCTCCGCCGAGCTTGCCGCGCTGGAAGGCTCGATCCTGCGCGATCTCCTGAAATCCGGGGACGATCCATCAGACCAGTGAGGCTGCCATGAATTCCGCCGTCCGCACCATCAAGATCGATCGCGAGGCTTCCGCCGGCGATTTTCGTAGCGCCATGCGGCATCTGGCCGGCGGCGTCAGCGTGATCACGGTCGGGCGGGGGACGGAAATCACCGGCATGACCGTGACCTCGGTGTCGTCGCTGTCGGTCGATCCGCCGACGCTGATTGTCAGCATCAACCGGGAATCGTCGTCCTGGCCGCTGCTCAAAACCTGCGGCTTCTTTGGCGTGAATATCGTGAACGCCGACCAGCTCGATGTCGCCGAGCGGTTTTCGGGCAAGGACGGCCTGAAGGGCGCGGCGCGCTTCGCCGGCGCCCAATGGATCACGCTTGTGTCGGGTGTGCCATTGCTCGCGGGGGCTTTGGCGGCCATCGACTGCGAGGTGGAGGACTTCGTCGAGCGTCATTCCCATGCCATTGTGATCGGGCGGGTAACGGACATGCAACTCTCGCCACGCGGCGCGGCGCTCACCTACTGGCAGGGGCAATATGTCGCGATTGATCGGGACGAGGATGCCATCAGGCTCGCCGATGTCAGCCTTCCGGCTCCGCGCGCACTGCGACGGACCTGACACGGCGATGGCGAAACGCCGGCGCCTTGTGGGCCGGTGCCCTGCCGGCTGAAGGGCGACAGCACGTCCCCCGCGGCAAGGCCATGGCGTTTTGCCCGTCCGCGGACTAGAAAGCGCGCGGTATTCCGCGACGCGGGGGTGACTGTGGCATGCGCAGACCCTTTCAAGCGTTCGCTCGGGCAGAGTTTGCATCGGATGAAACGCATCGCGGTCTGGGTTTTCTACGGCATCGGTGCGCTCGCGATGCTTTATCTCGCCCTCTACGCCTACGCGACGTTCACCGGACGGGACCTGCAACCGGGCGATCCGATCCACATCTTCCGCAAGCCCGACGCGCCGGATTATTCGGCGGCGAGGGATGGTGCTTTCGCCTGATGGCGGGACAGGAAGGTGCGGCCTGTCATAAACCTGTCGGTCCGCAAAACAGTTTCGGCGCGAGGTGATCCTCGCGCCGGATTCATTCTAACCTGCGGCAATGCCGGAGCGATTACACCGGCGCGGCGGCGCGGTGGTAGTCGCCGGCGCCGGCGGGCGTGATCGGCAATCCACCGTCGGCATATTCGTTGAGCTTGTTGCGCAGCGTGCGGATCGAGATGCCGAGGATATTGGCGGCGTGGGTCCGATTGCCGAGGCAATGCTTGAGCGTTTCAAGGATGAGATCGCGTTCCACATCGGCTACCGTACGTCCGACCAGGGCGCGGGTCACCTGTTCGGCGGCGAAGGTAGCGTGCGCTACCGCCGGCACGGTCTTGGGCGAGTCGAGACGGTCGCCGTCCGGTGTCAGGATGGCGTCGACGCCGATCTCGTCGCCCTGCGCCATCAGCACCGAACGATGCATGGTGTTTTCCAGCTCGCGGACGTTGCCCTGCCAGCGGTTCGACGTCAGCACGCGCCGCGCATCCGCCGAGATCGGCCGCAGCGGCACGCCGTTGGCTTCGGCATATTTCTTGGCGAAATGCTGTGCCAGTTCGAGAATATCCGCCGGGCGGTCGCGCAAGGGCGGTATCTTCAGGTTCACGACATTGAGCCGGAACAGGAGATCCTCGCGGAACGTGCCTTCGCGCACCGCTTCGGCCAGATTGCGGTTCGAGGTGGCGATGATGCGGATGTCGACCGGCACCGGCCTGGTGCCGCCGACCCGGTCGATGACGCGTTCCTGGATCGCGCGCAAGAGCTTGGATTGCAGCCGCACGTCCATTTCCGAAATTTCGTCGAGCAGCAATGTGCCGCCGGTGGCTTCCTCGAATTTTCCGATGCGGCGCGCTATGGCACCGGTGAACGCGCCCTTCTCGTGGCCGAACAGTTCGGACTCCAGCAGGTGCTCGGGGATCGCTGCGCAATTGATCGAGATGAACGGCTTCTTGGCGCGGTTGGAGCGGCTATGCACATAGCGCGCCAGCACCTCCTTGCCGGTGCCGGATTCGCCGGTGATCATCACGGAGGCATCGGAGCCAGCGATCTGCTGCGCCAGCTTGATCACCTTGGCCATCGCTTCGTCGCGGTACACCAGGTCGCGGGAATCGTTGGCGACGGCGGCGAGTATCGCGGCGATCAGTTCGGGATCCGGCGGCAGCGGGATGTATTCCTTGGCTCCGGCGTGGATCGCGGCGACCGCCGCGCGGGCGTCATTGGTGATGCCGCAGGCGACGATCGGCACGTGAATGTGTTCGGCCTCGAGCCGCATCACCAGATCGCGGATGTCGAGGGCGACGTCGACCAGCAACAGGTCGGCGCCCCTGCCGCCGCGCAGCACCCGCATCGCCTGTTCATGGTCCTCCGCATGGGTCACGGAGGCGCCATTGTCCATCGCGATCTTGGTGGCTGTCGTAAGCTGGCCCTTCAGTGTGCCAACGATGAGAAGCCGCATGATAATCTCCTGTTCGTCTGTTCGCGCCGTTCGGGCGCCCTATCGTTAAGGAGCGCCTTAGCCGCGTTCCGCCTTGATGATTTCCGTCATGGTGACGCCGAGCTTGTCTTCCACCAGCACCACCTCGCCGCGCGCCACCAGGCGGTTGTTGACGTAGATGTCGATGGCCTCGCCGACGCGGCGGTCGAGTTCAAGCACGGTGCCGGGCCCGAGTTTCAACAGCTCGCCAACGTCCATTTTGGAGCGGCCGAGCACGGCCGAGACCTGCACCGGCACGTCGAACACGGCTTCGAGGTCGGCGGCGACACGCGAGGCCTGTTCGTCTTCATTGTAGCCGATGTCGTCGATCGCCGGCGCGTCGGCGGAGTTGAGATCCGGAAGCGGAACCTGTGTGTCGGTGTCACTCATGATTTAGGTCCCCATGGCCTCAATTTGCGGTCTGATCGCGGGACGCGATGTAGCGCCCGACGAGTTCGTTGATCTTGCCGTCGATCGCGGCGCGCTCCAGCACGACCCCGCCGTCGGCCCACTCGATCTTGCAGTCGCCGGCCTCGATCTCCGGCTCCGCCAGGATGACCAGACGGCCCTCGAAGCCGCTTTGCTTGGCCAGCCGCTCGATCCGTTCGCGCGCGGTCTCGTAAAGGGAATCGTTGATCCGGACCACGAGATGCGGCGTCGATACCAGATGCGAGAAGCACTCCTTCACCAATCCGGTGATCTCGCCGAGCGGCTCGCGCGCGATCAGCTCGTTGCACA
This genomic window contains:
- a CDS encoding flavin reductase family protein, which codes for MNSAVRTIKIDREASAGDFRSAMRHLAGGVSVITVGRGTEITGMTVTSVSSLSVDPPTLIVSINRESSSWPLLKTCGFFGVNIVNADQLDVAERFSGKDGLKGAARFAGAQWITLVSGVPLLAGALAAIDCEVEDFVERHSHAIVIGRVTDMQLSPRGAALTYWQGQYVAIDRDEDAIRLADVSLPAPRALRRT
- a CDS encoding sigma-54 interaction domain-containing protein; this encodes MRLLIVGTLKGQLTTATKIAMDNGASVTHAEDHEQAMRVLRGGRGADLLLVDVALDIRDLVMRLEAEHIHVPIVACGITNDARAAVAAIHAGAKEYIPLPPDPELIAAILAAVANDSRDLVYRDEAMAKVIKLAQQIAGSDASVMITGESGTGKEVLARYVHSRSNRAKKPFISINCAAIPEHLLESELFGHEKGAFTGAIARRIGKFEEATGGTLLLDEISEMDVRLQSKLLRAIQERVIDRVGGTRPVPVDIRIIATSNRNLAEAVREGTFREDLLFRLNVVNLKIPPLRDRPADILELAQHFAKKYAEANGVPLRPISADARRVLTSNRWQGNVRELENTMHRSVLMAQGDEIGVDAILTPDGDRLDSPKTVPAVAHATFAAEQVTRALVGRTVADVERDLILETLKHCLGNRTHAANILGISIRTLRNKLNEYADGGLPITPAGAGDYHRAAAPV
- the fliN gene encoding flagellar motor switch protein FliN, with protein sequence MSDTDTQVPLPDLNSADAPAIDDIGYNEDEQASRVAADLEAVFDVPVQVSAVLGRSKMDVGELLKLGPGTVLELDRRVGEAIDIYVNNRLVARGEVVLVEDKLGVTMTEIIKAERG
- a CDS encoding FliH/SctL family protein, yielding MAAPAKFLFDMDFSAPDKTRERPATAIEIAQKIAAAEARAYRDGHDAGQREAKAESDRRTALALEEIGIAIKGIAARFSGIETRMETEAVDVAVAVARKLCNELIAREPLGEITGLVKECFSHLVSTPHLVVRINDSLYETARERIERLAKQSGFEGRLVILAEPEIEAGDCKIEWADGGVVLERAAIDGKINELVGRYIASRDQTAN